Proteins found in one Sphingobium sp. V4 genomic segment:
- a CDS encoding VOC family protein, which produces MFSHVMVGTDDIDASRAFYDSLFATLGGKAAMVDDKGRLIYLHKGALFMVSRPIDGQPACHANGGTIGFAMDSPAQADAWHAAGLAAGGTACEDPPGVREGGFGKLYLAYLRDPSGNKLCALHRLS; this is translated from the coding sequence ATGTTCAGCCATGTCATGGTCGGGACCGATGACATCGACGCGTCGCGGGCCTTCTACGATTCGCTGTTTGCGACGCTGGGCGGCAAAGCCGCTATGGTCGATGACAAGGGGCGCCTGATTTACCTGCACAAGGGCGCGCTGTTCATGGTCAGCAGGCCGATCGACGGCCAGCCGGCCTGCCATGCCAATGGCGGGACGATCGGCTTTGCCATGGACTCGCCCGCACAGGCCGATGCCTGGCACGCCGCGGGCCTTGCCGCCGGTGGAACCGCCTGCGAAGATCCGCCCGGCGTGCGGGAAGGCGGCTTCGGCAAGCTCTACCTTGCCTATCTGCGCGATCCGTCAGGCAACAAGCTGTGCGCGCTGCACCGGCTGTCCTGA